Part of the Tenebrio molitor chromosome 4, icTenMoli1.1, whole genome shotgun sequence genome, CAttgcaaatacatatttataattaacATGTTTGCATAATATGTGAATACCTGATGcaataaaatactttttaataaatatcttTTGAATTTGTACCAAAGCATTTTGAAGATGTTGATTACATATTATTGTAGTACCACCCACTGCTAAATATGATCTGCGCAAGAGATTATCATAATTACATGACCTTGTTGGGTTTTTTGCCAAGAATCCGGTCCACTGGAAGTACCATTCGAGCACTCGTAACGCAATAGACCATTGTGTTATGCAGGAACGAAAAAGTTGTTTTCGTCGCAATTGTATATTATTTAATCAGTTGTTATCGGCAGCACTGACAAAGATAAATACAATGATTATATGATAGAGAACTAGTACTGGATATACCTAATTGACAATAAGTGAATACTGGTCGAAGCAGTGAGGTGTTGGTGTCTATGTAGTACCGAGTCAAGGTGAGTAGAGAGGCAATTGTTATTTCGGTTAACAATGGTGCAGATGTTTACATGCGAATCGGTACTGATCGATCTGGTCGGCGTGGTAATTGCATTGGCCGTTATCTTCATTACGTACTACAAATGGAACCACTCGTATTGGCGCCGGAGAAACTTGCCCTACATCGAGCCCAGCATTCCGTTCGGTAATCTTGTAAATCCTATGAAGACGACTGAAACACTTGGATTGACAGTCAGATGTTTGTATGAGACGATGAAGAAAAAGAAGTGGCAACATGGAGGGTTGTACTTCATGGCCAATCCCATATACGTCCCCGTGGACCTAGAATACGTGAAAAACGTGTTGACAAAAGACTTCCACCATTTCGTAGATCGTGGAATCTACTACAACGAAAAGGTTGACCCCATCGGGGCTCACTTGTTCGCTATAGGAGGCCAAAAATGGAGGAATCTAAGAATGAAGCTGACTCCAACCTTTACCTCAGGAAAATTGAAGGCCATGTTCCAGACGCTCGTAGACTGCGAAGCAAACCTGCAAGAGAAGGTGGAAGCAGAGTATAAGAACAAGAGACCAATCGATATTAAAGAAGTCTTGGGGTGCTACACCACTGACATTATCGGTTCTTGTGCGTTTGGTCTCGAGTGCAACACCTTCAAAGATGACGATTCACTCTTTAGAAAGTACGGCAAGAAGGTCTTCACTGGATCGACATTCAGACGGCTCCAAACTGCCTTCTTCCAGAGCTCTCCCACTCTGGCACGACTTATTGGAATGCGACAAGTACCCAAAGACATCTCGGATTTCTTCACGAAGGTGGTGAAGGACACGGTTGAGTACCGAGAGAAGAACAACTACACCCGCAAGGACTTTATGCAGTTGTTGATCGATCTGAAGAACAACAAACTTGCGGAAGAAGAAGGGTACAAGCACGACGGCAAGACTCTCTCTATGGACGAAATCGCGGCCCAAAGCTTCATCTTTTTCTTGGCCGGCTTCGAAACTTCTTCGACCACCATGACTTTTGCTTTGTACGAACTGGCGAAGAACCAGGAGATACAGAAGAAGGTCAGACACGAGATGGAAACGGTCTTGGCAAGACACGACGGCAAAATCACTTACGACTCCGTCCAAGAGATGAAGTACTTGAACCAGGTGCTCGATGGTACAGTTAAGTTCGTTGCGTTTTAATTCGTTTTTAATCTCAGTTTTACAGAGACTCTGAGGAAGTACCCTCCGGTTCCGTTCATCACACGGGACTGCGTCGAAGATTACAAAGTACCAGATCAGGACATAATCATCGAGAAGGGAACTCGAGTGGTGGTATCGATCTTCGGGATTCATTACGATGAAGAATACTATCCCAATCCTGAGACATTTGATCCTGAGCGCTTCAATGAAGAGAATTCGAGGTCTAGGCACCAGTACGCGCATATACCGTTCGGAGAAGGTCCAAGGATTTGCATTGGTACTGCAGAAGGCAACGAGCGAAAGATCAAATTAACAACTTTGTTACAGGTTTGAGATTCGGTATGATGCAGTCGAAAGTTGGCCTAACTTCTTTGCTGAGAAAGTACAACTTTACGTTGAACCAAAAGACCAAACAACCTCTCACTTTCCAAAGCAATTCCTTCATTTTGGCAGCGGACGGCGATGTGTGGCTAAATGccgaaaaaatataattacaaATGTGGCTGACTTGtactttttaataaatatttgttaattctattttttatttataaatagtaCTTTATCATCAAACTTGCCAAATTCTCTACATAAGAACACATTGATGATGTATCAGCGACaaacgatttaaaaaataaatgaattaaacTAGAGTTTCTACTTTATGAGCTTCCAACCAGATTCCTCCTTCTGGTGTCAATACCAAAGAGCTTGGTATCATCTTCAACGGTTCTTTCGTCCTTTCGCTGACCTTAAACTTGTAATTTCTTAACAACGAAGTCAGTCCTAGTTTGGATTGAAGCAGCCCGAAACGCATCCCTGGAAAAAGTTTTGCCAATCTTCTATGCCCTTTTCTATTGTACTTCATACCTATACAAATCCTGGGTCCTTCTCCGAACGGTACATGCGCACAACTGTGTCTCTCTCGTTTCTTCTCTTCAACAAACCTCCCAGGATCAAACTTCTCCGGATCAGGATAAATCTCTTCGTCGTAATGTATTCCCAAGACCGGAATTTGTACAGTAGTACCCTTTTCGATAACAACTTCACTGTCAGGGATCTCAAAGTCTTTGACACATTTCCTCGTCAGGTATGCTGCTGGTGGGTACTTTCTTAAAGTCTCTGAAAGAAAATAACAGTTGACGTTTTTCTTCTGGTGGCAACTCACCATCGACTACTTGGTTCAAGAAAACCAAATCTTGAATGGACTCGAATGTGATTTCTTCATTTCCCAAAACTGTCTCAATCTCATTTCTCACTTTCTCTTGAATCTGTTGGTGTTTGGCGAGTTCGTACAGAACAAAAGTCATGAGGGTTGGAGATGTGGAGAAACCTGCTAGGTAGAAAATGAAGCATTGAGCTGCTATTGCTTCAACAGAGAGAGTCGCATCACAGTTATCATCTTCCACgaggttttttttctgatcGATGAGAACTTGAATAAAATCATTCTTGACAGTGTTGGTTTCTCTTCTGTAACTCACCGTATCTTTGACTAGAGTCATGAAGAAACTAGACACATCTTTTGGTATCAAAGTTACGTCTAGAAATTGTCCCAGTTTTGGAAAATTCTCAACCAAAATTCCCTTAATTCTTCTCGATTTTGATCTAGTGAAGatcttttttccaaaattcttGAAAGTCGAGTCTTCACTTTGTAACTTTTCACAGTCGAGACCAAAGGCGCAACATGCGATAACATCCAAGACAAATCCTTCCACAGTGTTTTTGACATTGATCAGCTTTTTCTTCTCAACTTGTAACTCTACTTTCTTCCTCAGAACTGTCTCGCAGTCCATCAATATCGGGAAGATTTTCTTCATTCTGTTAGGAGTGAAGATTGGGTTCAGCACCGTACGCAAATTTTTCCACTTTTCACCACTTAAATTGAAGATGTGGGCACTGAGAGGGTCACTTTCTTCATTATAGTAGAGTCCGCGATGTGGAAAGTACTGAAAGTCTCTAGTCATGATGTTCTTGACGTAATCCAGATCAGCAATCACATAAACTGGGGATAATTTCATGTAGATTCCTCCGTGCTTCAAGTTCTTCTTCTTCATTAAGTTATAGACCTGTTTCAAGAAGATTCCTGTATGCTCTCTAGATCGTAGGTCGAGatattcaacattttttctttgccAGTAGGTGGAGTTTCGTCTAAAGTAGACAAATGCAGCAACCAATAAGGTTAGGAAGAGCGCAGTCGAGTCACCAATCAGAGAACCTGAGATCATTTCGTCACTAAAATACACGTAGTGCAAGGAAGAAACTCTTCGAACTGTGTTTGTATGTCAAACACGCTTTATTTATCGCAAAAAGTTACATAAGAAATTGTTGACTCGACTTATCTCATCTTTTAATTATACAgtacatatatttatttagatgattttattaaattttattataatatcgGTGTCCATTAGATGACTCTTGACACTGAACTTTCGTACTGATTTCCATTACTCGACCTTGATGATGCTCTGCTGGTTTCAGTGGAAGTACCACCAGAACATTCCTAATGATAAAATACATTGTGTTGTACAATAATGAAGATGAACTTTTTGTcgcaataataatttatgagtTAGTGATTATCATACCAGAACACACTGTGACTGATAAATTGAAATAGATGATGCAGTAGTAATATGCCATATAATTGGCAATAAGTCAGTATCTTAGATGTTTACATGCAAATCGGTACTGACCGAACTGGTCGGCGTGGTAATCGCATTGGCTGTGGTCCTCATTACATACTACAAATGGAACTACTCGTACTGGCGCAGAAGAAACTTGCTCTACATCGAACCCACCATTCCGTTCGGCAATCTTCTCAATCCTCTGAAGAAGATTGAAACAGTTGGAGTGACAGTCAGACGTTTGTATGAAAcgatgaagaagaagaagtgGCAACATGGAGGATTGTACTTCGTGGCCAACCCCGTATACGTCCCTGTAGACCTAGAATACATCAAAAACATGTTGATCAAAGACTTTCAATATTTCATCGATCGTGGGTTTTACTACATCGAGGGGAAGGATCCCATTGGGGCCCACCTGTTCGCCATAGAAGGTGCAAAATGGAGGAATCTAAGAATGAAGCTGACTCCAACCTTCACCTCAGGAAAGTTGAAGTCCATGTTCCAGACGCTCGTAGATTGCGAGACAAACCTGCAAGAGAAGATGGAAGCAGAGTACAAGAACAAGAGCCCAGTCGATATTAAAGAAGTCTTGGGGTGTTACACCACTGACATTATCGGTTCTTGTGCGTTTAGTCTCGAGCGCAACATCTTCAAAGATGATGATTCGCCCTTTAGGAAATACGGCAAGAACCCTAATCTCATCCCCagataaagaaaaattgtccATTTTATACTTCCTTTTCGGTTTCATATTTATGCAAATCTTGGGACCATTTCCTAACGAAATTATCTACAACCATACTCGTAtgtttctcattatttttgttttgactgtGTTTTCATACTGGTGCATATTACCCGCCCTTAATGTTTCTCTGTTAAAATCAGATTTCAATAGGAGCACCATTCGAGCACTCATCATGACGCGACGGTTCATTGTTATGcgataaagtaaaaattgtttttgtccTAATAATCATGAGTCAGTTGTTATCACAGTCTAACACGCCACCACTAATACAGATAAGCAAAGAAGTGAATGATAAAGCATTTAGTCTCGATATAATTGGCGATAAGTCAGTACCAGGCATAGTAGCGAGGTGTGTGGAGTTGACGTAGTACTGGATCAAGGTAAGTACAGAGAAAATTCCTCATTTCGTTTATTCAATTGTGCAGATGTTTACAAGCGAATCGGTACTGACCGATCTGGTCGGGACGGTAATCGCCTTGGCCGTGATCTTCATTACGTACTACAAATGGATCTTCTCGTACTGGCGCAGGAAGAATCTGCCCTACATCGAGCCCAGCATTCCGTTCGGCAATCTTCTAAATCCTCTGAAGAAGATTGAAACAGTTGGAGTGACAGTCAGACGTTTGTATGAAACGATGAAGAAGAACAAGTGGCAACATGGAGGGTTGTACTTCATGGCCAGTCCCGTATACGTCCCCGTGGACCTAGAGTACGTCAAAAACGTGTTGACCAAAGAGTTCCAACATTTCGTAGATCGTGGAGTCTACTACAACGAAAAGGTTGACCCCATTGGGGCTCACTTGTTCGCTATAGGAGGCCAAAAATGGAGGAATCTAAGAATGAAGCTGACTCCAACCTTCACTTCAGGCAAATTGAAGTCAATGTTCCAGACGCTCGTGGACTGCGAGACTAACCTGCAAGACAAGGTGGAAGCAGAGTACAAGAACAAGAGACCAGTTGACATCAAAGAGGTCTTGGGGTGCTACACCACTGATATTATTGGTTCTTGTGCGTTTGGTCTCGATTGCAACACCTTCAAAGAGGACGATTCGCCTTTCAGGAAGTACGGCAAGAAGGTCTTCGCTGCATCGACTTTCAGACGACTCCAGGCAGCCTTCTTTCAGAGCTTCCCCAATGTAGCTCGATTTATAGGAATACGACAGATTCCCAAAGACATCTCGGACTTCTTCACAAAGGTAGTGAAGGACACGGTTgagtaccgagagaaaaacaACTACACCCGCAAGGACTTTATGCAGTTGTTGATCGATCTGAAGAACAACAAACTTGCGGAAGAGGAAGGGTACAAGCACGACGGCAAGACTCTCACCATGGACGAAATCACCGCCCAAAGCTTCATCTTCTTCTTGGCCGGTTTCGAAACTTCTTCGACCACCATGACTTTTGCTTTGTACGAACTGGCGAAGAACCAGGAGATACAGAAGAAGGTCAGACATGAGATGGAAACAGTCTTGGCAAGACACGACGGTAAAATCACTTACGAATCCATGCAAGAGATGAAGTACCTGAACCAGGTGCTCGATGGTACCGTTAAGTTTGTTGCGTTTTAATTCGTTTTTAATCTCGGTTTCCCAGAGACTCTGAGGAAGTACCCTCCTGTTCCGTTCATCACACGGGAGTGTGTCAAAGACTACAAAGTACCAGATCAGGACATAATCATCGAGAAGGGAACTCGAGTTGTGGTGCCGATCTTCGGGATTCATTACGACGAAGAATATTACCCCGATCCTGAGACATTTGATCCTGAGCGCTTCAACGAAGAGAATTCGAGGTCTAGGCACCAGTACGCGCATATACCGTTTGGAGAAGGTCCAAGGATTTGCATTGGTACTACAGAAGGCAACGAGCGAAAGATCAAATTAACAACTTTGTTACAGGTTTGCGATTTGGTATGATGCAATCGAAAGTTGGTCTAACTTCTTTGCTGACAAAGTACAACTTTACGTTGAATCCAAAGACCAAGCAACCTCTCACTTTCCAAAGCAATTCCTCCATTTTGGCAGCGGACGGCGAGGTGTGGCTAAATGCCGAAAAAATATAATCTCAAATGTGGATGACTTgtactttttaataaaaatatatttatctattgctaattttttaatgatacCTTATCGGCATTACATgctaaaatttttacttaagTAAATATTGATGAGACTGTTTGATTCCTATGTGTGATAACACATTTAAACCAGATTCTTTCTTTTGGTGTCAACACCAAAGAGCTTGGTATCATCCTCAACGGTTCTTTCGTCCTTTCGCTGACCTTAAACTTGTAATTTTATAACAGCGAAGTCAGTCCTGGTTTCGATTGAAGCAGCCCAAAACGTATTCCTGGAAAAAGTCTTGTGGAATCCTCTATGTATTTTCATTTCTATTGTACGTCATATCTAAACAAATCCTGGGTCCTTCTCCGAACGGTATATGCGCACAACTGTCTCTCTCTTTTCTTCTCTTCAACAAACCTTCCAGGATCAAACTTCTCCGGATCAGGATAAATCTCTTCgtcgtaataaataaataaataaataaataaataaaaaagacaccatttacttttactttttgagTTCTATTACTAAGGTACGAAGTTATCATGGAAATGCTACTAGAAGAGAACTTATAGTATCCaaggttttttaattaaaataccgCGCGACACCGTGTCACACGCTTTACTTAactccaaaaaattttttttttttcgaccctgtcagaatttgataattttctcctgtgtgaacggattttgataaatgtcacaacttgtcaaaacgaatcgtcaagctaattttaaagattttaagcgatttggagcctttaaggagctcgtcgaacaaaaattttttgtattcaactcgttcttgtgtaaattgggcctttttggcactcgtggtccactcatgccaaaaaggcccaatttacacacaaagtcgttaaataaactactattgtacagggtgttttcgaagttgaggtgttccttgtaacacgaaatactatacattattcttaagaattttagcctaaatcttcttagtaaaatgtttgtattaacagagataattgattgtatatttttattgttttctaaaatttagagtccgatcctgtctatttctccgctgtactagattaataacagatgtggcccaggatggtgtctttctggaaatcgttctgcgtactctctggatgccgcagctgcattctgataacgtgataacgtTGCCCATCTcgtatctgtgagctcattattttcgtaatgataaagccattccgactaattaggtgACAAactgacaactctgacagtatttttgattaacgtccatgctcatttgatattttttttgtcaattctaatttctaacagatcagcgcaaatttgagcaggaccggtttcaatagttcaaaaaattaacttattgtatcttcattgtcgtacacattttactaaggtgattttggctaaaactctttagaacaacgcatactatcacatgttaaaaggaacacctcaacctcgaaaacaccctgtatttataatgattgttatttttaaaagatctGACAATATTATCAATAAAAGAAAGCAATGCACTGGATTTAGAAAGACCTCTTCTAAAACCAAATTGAGCTTTGGAAAATAAGTTGTTTGTACTGAAACAGTTTAAGATTTATCTATTAATTGATATGCCTTGGGGCCAAACTTGTGGATCCATAACTTTTTCCAATTCGAAAGCGGGGAGTGAGACCCTGAAAGAGTATACTTCTGGTCTTTTAGACTTCAGTTTTTCGCAAGAAAAGATAGATGATACAAAAGGCCGGAGATATTCTTGCTGTTTCTCAAATTCAgtactgtagtttcaatttggttgtaggtcgtaaaattttatggtactttaagttaaagatcttgcggggcttataaatcctagtttaccactagcaggtaatattttaagcaggcttgtattgtacatttggtatttttgtattgtacggcaaacggcacgcgccgcttctcaaccttttcaaacccaaccattgtgcccgttaatcgctcataatatccaataaaattttacgacctacaaccaaattgaaactacagtatAATATACTCTATAAGGTGCTGGTAGTTGTTGAAGAACCAATTAACGACTCACGacgcattttatttttttcgatttgatTTGAAGAAATGGTTAGaggtttttttcatttcttccgCTCAACCAATATAAAATCATCATCTTTCAATTCCTTAGGGACTTGCACTTTATCCTGACTGTTACCGCGTGTATTATCTTCTGTAGAAGTTTTTTCGGTAATTAATTGCTTAGTTATATTATTTTTGGGTTTATTGGTCGACAGTGTCGACACTATCTCATTATGTTCTTTGTCACCAGGGTTGGAAATGTCGAGGGAATCCttgaaaacaactttttcttGCATTTTATCGATGATGTTTTTTAACTTCATGTTATCttttaacaaaacaatttcttCTTGTTGTGTACGAATAATAATGTCATTTTGTTGGATTATGATACCTTTATGTTCCATGAGAGATTTTAAATACCTGATCTCACCACGTAATATGTTGATATCATCTTCAGAATCAAGAGATTCGGTATCATTAACTTCGGATGCTGCATCCACAACTTCATCATCTTCACAACAATTGATTTGGTTTTCATTTATGGTTTTTATTcgtttcattaatttagtttagCACAAGCTGGTGGGTACTTTCTTAAAGTCTATGAAAGAAAATAACAGTTGACGTTATTCTTCTGGTGGCAACTCACCATCCACTACTTGGTTTAAGAAAAGCAAATCTTGAATGGACTCGTATGTGATTTCTTCATTCCCCAAAACTGTCTCCATTTCGTTTCTCACTTTCTCTTGAATATGTTGGTGTTTGGCGAGTTTGTACAGAGCAAATGTCATGAGAGTTGGAGATGTGGAGAAACCGGCATGGTAGAAAATGAAGCATTGACTTACTATTGCTTCAACAGAGAGAATCGCATCACAGTTATCATCTTCAACGAGTCTTCTCTTCTGATCGATGAGAacttgaataaaataattcttgaCAGTGTTGGTTTCTTCTCTATAACTCACCGTATCTTTGACTAGAGTCGTGAATAAATTAGACAGATATTTTGGTATCAAAGTTACATCTCGAAATTGTTCCAGTTTTGGGAAACTCTCAACCAAAATTTCCTTAATTCTTTTCGATTTTGATTTAGTTAAGatcttttttccaaatttcttGAAAGTCGAGTCCTCACTTTGCAACTCCTCACAGTCTAGACCAAAGGCGCAACATGCGATAACATCCAAGACAAAACCTTCCTTCCACAGCGTTTTTGACACTGATTGGTTTTTCCTTCTCAACCTGTAATTCTACATTCTTCCTCAGAACTGTCTCCCAGTCCATCAATATcggaaatattttcttcattctGTTAGGAGTGACGATTGGGTTCAGCATCGTACCCAAATTTCTCCACTTTTCACCATTTAAATTGAAGATGTGGGTACTGAGAGGgtcattttcttcattatagtGGAGTCCGCGATGTGGAAAGTATTGAAAGTCTCTACTCATAATGTTCTTGACGTAATCCAGATCAGCAACCACATAAACTGGGGACAGTTGCATGTAGATTCCTCCGTGCTTCAAGTTCTTCTTCTTCATTAAGTCGTAGACCTGCTTCAAGAAGATTTCTGTATGCTCTCTACATCGTAGGTCGACATATTGAACATTCTCTCTTTGCCAGTAGGTGAAGTTTCATCTGAAGTAGACAAATGCAGCAACCAATAAGGTTAGGAAAAGCGCAGTCGAGTCACCAATCAGAGAACCGGAGATCATTTCGTCACTGCAATACACGTAGTGCAAGGAAGAAATACTTCGAACTGGGTTTGTGTATTTATCGCAACAAGTTACATAACAGATTGTTGATTCGACTTATCTCATGTTTTAATTATACagtacaaatatttatttagatgattttattaaattttattataatgttgGTGTCCATTAGATGACTCTTGACACTGAACTCTCGTACTGATTTCCATTACTCGACCTTGATGATGCTCTGCTGGTTTCAGTGGAAGTACCACCAGAGCATTCCTAATGATAAAATATATTGTGTTGTACAATAATGAAGATGGACTTTTTGTcgcaataataatttataagttAGTGATTATTATACCAGAATACATCACTGTCACTGATAAATAGAAATAGATGATGCAGTACTAATATGTCATATAATTGGCAATAAGTCAGTATTAGGTTTAGTTGTGTGGGATCAACGTGGTACCGAGTCAAGGTAAGTCGAGAGACAATTtgcatttcatttatttaattgtttagATGTTTACATGCGAATCGGTACTGACCGAACTGGTCGGCGTGGTAATCGCATTGGCTGTGGTGTTCATTACATACTACAAATGGAACTACTCGTACTGGCGCAGAAGAAACTTGCCCTACATCCAGCCAACTATTCCGTTCGGCAATCTTCTAAATCCTATGAAGAAGATAGAAACAGTTGGAGTTACAGTCAGACGTTTGTATGAAAcgatgaagaagaagaagtgGCAACATGGAGGGTTGTACTTCATGGCCAATCCCGTATACGTCCTTGTGGACCTAGAGTACGTCAAAAACGTGTTGACCAAAGAGTTCCAACATTTCGTAGATCGTGGAATCTACTACAACGAAAAGGTTGATCCCATTGGGGCTCACTTGTTCGCTATAGGAGGTCAAAAATGGAGAAATCTAAGAATGAAGCTGACTCCAACTTTCACCTCAGGGAAATTGAAGTCCATGTTCCAGACGCTGTTAGACTGCGAGACGAACCTGCAAGAGAAGGTGGAAGCAGAGTACAAGAACAAGAGACCAGTCGACATCAAAGAGGTCTTGGGGTGCTACACCACTGATATTATCGGTTCTTGTGCGTATGGTCTCGAGTGCAACACCTTCAAAGATGATGATTCGCCGTTTAGGAAATACGGCAAAAAAGTCTTTTTCACGTCGATCTTCAGACGACTTCAGGTGCTCTTCTTCATGAACTTTCCCAAAATGGCTCGGTTTAGGGGAATGCGACTGATTCCCAAAGACATCTCGGATTTCTTCACGAAGGTGGTGAAGGACACGGTTGAATACCGAGAGAAGAACAACTACAACCGTAAAGACTTTATGCAGTTGTTGATCGATCTGAAGAACAACAAACTTGCGGAAGCAGAAGGGTACAAGCACGACGGCAAGACTCTCACTATGGACGATACACCGCCCAAAGCTTCATCTTCTTCTTGGCCGGCTTCGAAGGTTCTGTGACCACCATGACTTTTGCTTTGTACGAACTGGCGAAGAACCAGGAGATACAGAAGAAGGTCAGACATGAGATGGAAACAGTCCTAGCAAGACACGACGGCAAAGAGATGAAGTACTTGAACCAGGTGCTCGATGGTACCGTTAAGTTCGttacgttttaattaatttttaatctcgCTTTCCCAGAAACTCTGAGGAAGTACCCTCCTATTTCGTTCATCACACGGGAGTGTGTcaaagattaaaaaataccaGATCAAAACGTAGTCATCGAGAAGGGAACTCGAGTTGTGGTATCGATCTTGGGGATTCACTACGACGATGATTATTACCCCGATCCTGACAAGTTTGATCCTGAGCGTTTCAACGAAGAGAATTCGAGTTCCAGGCACCAGTACGCGCATATATCTTTCGGAGAAGATCCAAGGATTTGCATTGGTACTACAGAAGACAACAAGCGAAAGATCAAATTAACAACTTTGTTACAGGGTTGCGATTCGGACTGAGGCAATCCAAAGTTGGCTAACTTCTTTGCTGAGAAAGTACAACTTTACGTTGAACCAAAAGATCAAACAACCTCTCACTTTTCAAAGGAATTCCTTCATTTTGGCAGCGGACGGCGAGGTGTGGCTGAATGCCGAAAAATTATAATCACAAGTGTCACTGACTTGTaccttttaataaaaatctgtTTGGATATTTTTAGAGAGTACCTTATCGCTACTAGCTGTCAAAAGCTCTACTTAAAAACAAATGGATAAGAAAGTCTCATTGTTATTAGtgataaatgttttaaaatataactaaATCCAAccctaatttgtttttttttgtttgtga contains:
- the LOC138128203 gene encoding uncharacterized protein, with translation MFFSESVLVAISLVLVALFYHKWNHSYWRRKNLPYLEPTILFGNLANPFTSSETIGVTIRRFYETMKTKKWKHGGVYFLTSPVYVPVDLEYVKNVLTKDFHHFVERGVYYNEKDDPIGAHLFAIGGTKWKNLRTKLTPTFTSGKLKSMFQTLYDCQTNLQEKIEAQVKNERPIDIKEVLGCFTTDVIGSCGFGLECNSFKDDDSLFRRHGRKIFTSTIFRRVKGSFCMNYPNLARLLRVRQFPKDTSDFFAKVVKDTVEYREKNNHTRKDFLQLLIDLKNNNRDDETFTMDELTAQSFLFFFAGFETVSITLTFTLYELAKNQEIQEKVRDEIETVLVRYDGKLTYDSIQEMKYVHQVLNEALRKYPPVPFLPRECVKTYKVPNTHVTIEKGVKIMVPTFGIHHDDQYYPDPDRFDPERFNEDNSRSRHQYAYLPFGGGPRICIGLRFALMESKVGLCSLLRKYKFTVNEKTKEPLTFQVNSVTLAAVGEVWLNAQKLNEKYRVKMFTCESVLIDLVGVVIALAVIFITYYKWNHSYWRRRNLPYIEPSIPFGNLVNPMKTTETLGLTVRCLYETMKKKKWQHGGLYFMANPIYVPVDLEYVKNVLTKDFHHFVDRGIYYNEKVDPIGAHLFAIGGQKWRNLRMKLTPTFTSGKLKAMFQTLVDCEANLQEKVEAEYKNKRPIDIKEVLGCYTTDIIGSCAFGLECNTFKDDDSLFRKYGKKVFTGSTFRRLQTAFFQSSPTLARLIGMRQVPKDISDFFTKVVKDTVEYREKNNYTRKDFMQLLIDLKNNKLAEEEGYKHDGKTLSMDEIAAQSFIFFLAGFETSSTTMTFALYELAKNQEIQKKVRHEMETVLARHDGKITYDSVQEMKYLNQVLDETLRKYPPVPFITRDCVEDYKVPDQDIIIEKGTRVVVSIFGIHYDEEYYPNPETFDPERFNEENSRSRHQYAHIPFGEGPRICIGLRFGMMQSKVGLTSLLRKYNFTLNQKTKQPLTFQSNSFILAADGDVWLNAEKI
- the LOC138129941 gene encoding probable cytochrome P450 6a23 gives rise to the protein MISGSLIGDSTALFLTLLVAAFVYFRRNSTYWQRKNVEYLDLRSREHTGIFLKQVYNLMKKKNLKHGGIYMKLSPVYVIADLDYVKNIMTRDFQYFPHRGLYYNEESDPLSAHIFNLSGEKWKNLRTVLNPIFTPNRMKKIFPILMDCETVLRKKVELQVEKKKLINVKNTVEGFVLDVIACCAFGLDCEKLQSEDSTFKNFGKKIFTRSKSRRIKGILVENFPKLGQFLDVTLIPKDVSSFFMTLVKDTVSYRRETNTVKNDFIQVLIDQKKNLVEDDNCDATLSVEAIAAQCFIFYLAGFSTSPTLMTFVLYELAKHQQIQEKVRNEIETVLGNEEITFESIQDLVFLNQVVDETLRKYPPAAYLTRKCVKDFEIPDSEVVIEKGTTVQIPVLGIHYDEEIYPDPEKFDPGRFVEEKKRERHSCAHVPFGEGPRICIGMRFGLLQSKLGLTSLLRNYKFKVSERTKEPLKMIPSSLVLTPEGGIWLEAHKVETLV
- the LOC138128204 gene encoding cytochrome P450 6A1-like, producing MFTCKSVLTELVGVVIALAVVLITYYKWNYSYWRRRNLLYIEPTIPFGNLLNPLKKIETVGVTVRRLYETMKKKKWQHGGLYFVANPVYVPVDLEYIKNMLIKDFQYFIDRGFYYIEGKDPIGAHLFAIEGAKWRNLRMKLTPTFTSGKLKSMFQTLVDCETNLQEKMEAEYKNKSPVDIKEVLGCYTTDIIGSCAFSLERNIFKDDDSPFRKYGKNPNLIPR
- the LOC138128762 gene encoding probable cytochrome P450 6a14 — protein: MFTSESVLTDLVGTVIALAVIFITYYKWIFSYWRRKNLPYIEPSIPFGNLLNPLKKIETVGVTVRRLYETMKKNKWQHGGLYFMASPVYVPVDLEYVKNVLTKEFQHFVDRGVYYNEKVDPIGAHLFAIGGQKWRNLRMKLTPTFTSGKLKSMFQTLVDCETNLQDKVEAEYKNKRPVDIKEVLGCYTTDIIGSCAFGLDCNTFKEDDSPFRKYGKKVFAASTFRRLQAAFFQSFPNVARFIGIRQIPKDISDFFTKVVKDTVEYREKNNYTRKDFMQLLIDLKNNKLAEEEGYKHDGKTLTMDEITAQSFIFFLAGFETSSTTMTFALYELAKNQEIQKKVRHEMETVLARHDGKITYESMQEMKYLNQVLDETLRKYPPVPFITRECVKDYKVPDQDIIIEKGTRVVVPIFGIHYDEEYYPDPETFDPERFNEENSRSRHQYAHIPFGEGPRICIGLRFGMMQSKVGLTSLLTKYNFTLNPKTKQPLTFQSNSSILAADGEVWLNAEKI
- the LOC138128205 gene encoding uncharacterized protein, whose protein sequence is MKRIKTINENQINCCEDDEVVDAASEVNDTESLDSEDDINILRGEIRYLKSLMEHKEYLRPFVSSIFSCEKLKSKRPEVYSFRVSLPAFELEKVMDPQVWPQGISINR